The sequence ttattaaatattatgattattatatagaaattaaacctatgactcaccaacattttttgttgacgttttaagcatgtttattctcatgtgaatattaaaaacgcttccgctgtcgtatgccaacccaaggtcaagatttggagtcggcataatcgtttatattgtttaaacttgcattcggagtatttgttgtaatatatttatcatattgtaatgagttgtgtaaaaacttatttatttgaggagattgtccttgatagacaatctaaattatgtcattaagacctttattcaataataaaggttatggttgtttttaaaaacgaatgcaagatttgaaaaacgtctcatatagaggtcaaaacctcgcaaagaaatcaattaatatgaaccgtttataattaatatgaacgtttataattaatatgaacggtgcATTTCAAATTAGGGGCATTTTCGCCCTTTCacccttttttttttaattataattaaatttcactacaccaacaaagaccCCACACTTTTTccaaatattcaaatcgaccccccaaccaggggtgtaaagtgtcaaataaccattttcataaaaaatcttaaataaactccacccaaatattcaacgtgtcatatcttctcgctcacaacgagttaaatttttccgacaccatcgttaaactcgaaataattttaggaacacaatgacattaactatacgcaaaacggacgctttttaaaaaacgctaaaaaatggggtacttttcatacacattgattttgcgttaaatttttaaaagtcgataattacatagctaaacgcggaaatggacatatattgttaattttaaataacatttaaatctttcacgggttataccttttagttcgactcgagttgcgcttcaacgacatcattctttaaTCACAAAATAACTTTATAaattaaacgcaataaaatacattaaaaatcgaaccggCCGAGACGAGAGTTAAACAACTATCGATGACAATTAGTTGCCCTAAGCACCCCTAAAGCGAATAGTCAAAGTGTCAAACACTCGATATAAACCCTAGTTGCTCAGCGAAAAACTTCTTTTGCTCCTGGTAGGCGCCCTGAAAAAGCATTATTTCATACAAACCCTAGCATCACACTGATTCATAACATTAATTAGGGGCAAGATGACAAGTACAAACGGCCAAATCGTATCAATAACACCGGAAACTAAAGAAATACTTCACCAATCCATCCTTCACTACCTTCATCGCAACGGCTTCTCCAAAACCTTCAAACGATTTCAGTCCGAGTCTCACATTAAGGTTTTTTCTTTTGTTCATTTCTCTTATTAAACTGTTATGTATTATGTATATTATGTATTGTATATAcagtatatatctatctatattggGGAAAATGACACCGGGAGGGAACACTTTCACACCCTAATTTAAACTATTAAATTTAATTAACACTTAGAGACTCGATATTAGTGTCATAGCACCTAAATTTGCATTCAAATATTCAAATTGTATGCTAATTTAAGCAATATATATGTTGATGTTAGGTTCTTGATTTATTTTGGAAATGATGTTtgtataattttatttatttattatttttttttttttgcgaaattTTGTATATACAGTTAGGTTTTTGATTTATCCTGATTCGTACAAACCTGACATTTATTAGGCCCCGTTTGGATTGGATTCCGgcagaattggaattgaatttaaacACGACGTGTGTCTAACTTCAATTCCAATTCAGCCGGAATTTCATTGGATTATGTGACCCAAACGGTGCCTTAGAATTTTTTGAGAGATTTCTCTTGTTAGTTTTGAAAAAAATGCTCCTAGTTTTATCAAATTTCTGCCAGTTTTCTCACTTTATCGAAAATGTAAGGTGCATTTTTATATCAGTTGTTTAAGACATTAAGTTTGGCTGTAAAATCTCTTACTAAAGTAGTTTTCCTATAATTTTGTATCATATATCATatcgtatgtgtgtgtgtatgttggTAACTTTATTGTACAATAATTTATATACGTAACATAAGTTCGTAGAAATCATGATGGGAATATATTAGCTATAGACTGAATTTGGGTTGAGGTTACTGATTTAGTTTTCTTGCAAACGtagttataattataaattataaataaactgaTCAAGATTTATTTCACAAGGGAATGATTAAATAACTTTGTGATATCGTTTAAGATTTAATGCTATGTTAGAAAGCATGAGTTTGCAAGATAGTTGAATTATGTGTTCTTTAGTTTTGTTAGTTAGCACATTGAAACTGAATTCTAGATATCACAATAGATAATACCGAATACTGTAATTGCAATCAGCAAAATTTTGGTCTTAGATTAAGCAtagtttttttgtgtgtgtgtgtgtgtgtgtggatgcTGACGAATCTTCTATTAAATCCTAAAGACTTTGAAATTTCATTATATTTTATGCGGTTTATGTAGATATTTGTTTTACCGATAGTTGCTATCTCCCAGTGACCCAAAAGGATTTGTATTAGGTTAATGTGTCGGTTTGGTTTATTGCCGAGTATGAAAATTTAATAATTTTGCTTTCTATGCAGGATGACACATGGAAAGCTTCTACAGCTAATTTAGAGGACATTTACTGCAAATACGTAAATGCACGGTAGGATGACACAAATAATCAATTTTTTATCTTCTGCTTTTCTTTTATTGTATACCTTTATCATAATTTAAGAATCTCATTCTAATAACTCAGTAGCAGTTATAGATAGATGTATGGTTTATAATGTGGATGACGGATTTACTGTTATGTAGTAGTTGTCAAGATGAAGATAATGTAGTTGTTGAAACTGAAACtaaagaaaaaaagaagaagaagaagaaaaacaaacttGAGTTAGCTTCTGGGGatgaaaataaagaaacaaattcaGATTTATCGAAGAAGCCTGTAAGTGATACTACAAACGAGTTGGAGGTAAAGGAATCAGAGAAAAAACCCAAAGATAAGAAGAGAAAGAGCAAAGAACAAGACGTATGCACTAAAGAAAATGGCAACGTTAATCCCGATGTGGCTAATGAAGAGAAAAAGAGTTCTAAGAAAAGGAAACGATTGGTATCTGATGAAAGTGAGCGTCagtcagcaaagattgaaactaatCAAACTGTTGATGAGAGTGACGCACTTGTAACATCTGATAAGGATTTAAATGAGAAATCGGAGATGGATGGAAAGAAAACTGGATCTCAGAAATCAGGGAAAAAACAGCGAATTGAATCAGCTGAGGTTTGTACAGATTTTGTTTATTAATTTTGATAAGAATTATTTGTATGTTTTTCCATGAAGCACCTCTGAGTATCGTTCAACTGAGCTTTAGAAACAACGTAAATATGATTGAACGTGCTTTTGCAGCCAAAGACGGTGAATGCATTTCAAAGGGTGAAAATTGATCAAGTGGAATTTGCTCATGAGAAATTGCAAGATAATTCGTACTGGGCGAAGGTACCGTATTGTTGCTATTATGTACATACATATCCTGGCTTCTTTTAAAGTATGACTCTTTTTCTTTAGATCCCACTTTTAAAGTATGTACTAATATATAACCAAGAAGATTGAGATGAGACATTTTAAAATGAAAACGAGTAATGGACTTATGTTTATATACTGCATATTACAGGATGGTGCAGATATTGGATATGGTGCTAAAGCACAAGAAGTTCTTGGTCAAGTGAGAGGAAGGTATATTTTTTAGCTTCTTGTTACTACTTTTAAACATACTAAACTCACACACACATACCATTCCAATTGCATGGCATAATATGTCGCTTTCAATATTTACTTTTGAACGCTCTTCAAGTTTAATATAGGGGTTACCCGCCGACAAAATGATGTGTTTGGATTATGGGATGAAGTTAGTATCTTCATTTGATGATGTTGtgaataaatatattatatttagaaagttgcttaaCTCAGTTTTCTATTTAGGGACTTTCGTCATGAGAAGACAAAAAAGAAGCGTGGAAGCTACAGAGGAGGTCAAATAGATTTGCAGTCACATTCAATTAAGTTTGATTACTCCGATCAAGAGTGACCTCACAGTGATTGCTATGTGTCAAAGCACTGTTCATTGTTAGGTCCAATATTGGGCCTTTTTTATCAACCAGATGATACACCACAATTTTGATTCAGATTCAAGTGTAATCTTAAATCTTATTGATCCGTCACAATGCTACTTGTCTTTGTTTTTTCACATACATTTGTACGTTGATGAATTTGTTTACAAGGTCTTTTCGTTGTATGTGTTATACCTAAAACCGTATATTACAGTGTGATTGAACTATCAGGTGTTGTACCAACATTTAAAATGTCAAATTTGATTATTTATTGCATGTCATTATTTTATTTACATCAAAAAGAGGGGGAATGTCTGGAAGAATGATTATCGATATTACCAAATAATGACAATCTACTGTTGTTTCACAAACAGCCTGCTACGGCATCGACTACAAATATGTCTGTTCAAACTTAAACTCTAAATAACTATATAATGCAAGTATGACTTGACAATTGTAAAGCTTAAATCTCTATCCTATAACATTTCTAAGAATCTTGCAATATTCATAATCACATTTTAACACTAGCAAAAATCGAATGGAATTCTAGATCTCCGATTACCGGAGGTAGTATTAATGTGTCCACATCTCATGAAAAAAACAGAAGTCGGGTTTGTGCTCAAAATCGTGATTCGTCAGATGTTTTCCCGACTATGGAACAGGTCACGGGTGAAGAATTTTCAGAAATTCAAAAGTCTCATGATATTAATCCTATTAAAATGTGATAACAATTGAAGTGTTGGATTTCAAAACAGAGTACGTTAAACCTATTAAAATTTATATTGTTCGCTGTAATCCGCAGAGAAGCGGGGAGATTCCTGCAACCTAGTTTTTATCAACTGCTCATGTTACTCAATGATAAATTTGGTCTTATATTGTGAAAATATTTAATAATGCTGGGATGATGTTTGCATGCATTAGCCGTGGAACAAAATTTGAAGATGGTTGGGTCTATAGATGCACAAACCGGATTCGGACAAAAAAAAAACCGGATTTTTTTGTCCGGATTTTTCGGAACCGGTTCCGGTTCTCGGCgtcggatttttttcggatttttttccgGAACCGGTTCTTTTTCGGATCTCGATCGGATTTTTTCGAATTTTCTTAGACTAGGATTCGATTTTGCGAATTATATTTTTACCGGTTCTATTTTTTTTAACGtttgacaacaataatataatcggtATAAAGAAAAGTTATAACGCTCAAGTGCTCAAcacaatagataatataaataacaatattcgaacaatacaattatataaataacacttttattcgaacgatacaataataaaaataaaaacacttttattcgaacaatacaattataattaatacatttcgagcttcggcatggccatcacccaataatgtattaagactaaagtatatcgagcttcggcatggccatcacccgttatactttagtcgtcaaatgacccaaatgtgttatcttgttgagcgcgttgaggattgtgccttcgatcgtagtcttcaaaagcggggtcatcaactagagaaaggtaagcttgttggtaacccgatacattcatttcggtttggtccatatcaaacggttcatagtcaccttcatccacttcgtttagttcattgtcggaattctcttcggtTGTTGTAGGCGATTATCCCGCTAAATTTTCTTCAAactctatacattcttcaatgtcgttatataacggaccttctaatgaagtttgatcttgtatcctatctaccccatccaaataatctttcaaacatacacatactttcacagcttggggggtaagtcttgaccttctttccgatataattcgaccactcaaagaaaaggccgattcggaagctacggttgaagcttgaacggtaaataagtcacgagccataatgcttaatattggatatgtgtcttgttttgtttcccaccattttaaaatgtcaaggttgttaaattgttcttcactcatgtttagtgcaaagtttgccatcttataatttcccaactcgcttgtgggtgcaacgacttacattgctatatcgcggttgtagtcgattccgaattagctccgtaagccttggattgtcgaagtggttgaaaggaggcgcttgttgaatgacaaaccttgACAAATCTTGCCGAAGAGCTTCGGCATCGTATTCAAAAATCGAACCATCGGCTCGCATTGTTTGTTGTCTCGGGTCTTGCCTTGCACTACAACTTTTGTCAAGATGTTTTCTTAACGTTGTATTACCCGAAACACCCATGAACTTCATACATTGTGTACAACGAGCTTTTTCCGCACCATCCTTCATTACACACAACTCGAATTTGGACAGACTTATCCAATACTTAAAGGAGAGCATGGAGCAGTTTGAGACGGTTTTGTGCTAATTATTGCCCCCATAACCAACACTTTAAATCATGGATGCAGTTTGAGCAATGGACTTATCCAATACTTGGAGGAGAGCATGGATATATACGTACATAATAAACtctcatccatatccgatccattaatTTTCCACATCATCCATACCCACTTATCTATCATTTTTAATCATCCATACCGATGAGTCGgacatccattgtcatccctactctAGAGATTAAATATGACACAATCAACTTCATACAGATAAATCCTATTCACGTTTAAGTGTGCGAAAATTCAATATAAAGTAGTACTAATCATTCTGTATTGTTTAAGCCTACGATTACTTGGGCAATAAATCCGATTCAGAAAAGTAACATTACTATCATGGTGCCTTTATAAAAAAAACATTACTATCctgggaattttttttttttttttttttttttgaaaagcaagataattttattgataaggaaATGATACAACGAGGATTACAACATGAATAACACTAATTTGAGCGAAACTCGAGGACCTATACTACATATATCGGAGCAGTATTATCAAACTTAACATCAATCACCATTACCCTCATCATCTACTAATACATAAAAATGATTGTTTGTTTCAATTCTATCTTTGGAATATGTCTTATTATTACATTCACCTTCAATGCCCTTCCCTTTATCTGTTTTCCTTAAAACATCCTGATTTCGATTTTTCTGGGACTCCACATTCCAATTTGTTTCCTCCATAAATCACACACTTTAGCAGAACAGCAGGTCTTATCTTAAACTTGAAAATAATAGTTGAACAATTAGATAGTCATGTAATGAGACAACCTATAAAAGCTAAAAAATTTGATATGTTATGCCATTGGTTACATGGCCAGCCGGCGAAATTATACAACAAAAGGAAGCAACAATATGTATTCTATAATTCCATCAAAAAATCAGAGCATGTGAATCGCCAAAATATGTGCTTAGATTACTTCATCGTTGAATCTATAACATTAATTGCCAATTACCTCAGCCCAAGTATCTCTGTAACTGCTTTGCTTGTCATGAACAATCAGTTCTTTGCGCGAAACCAAAGCAGCCAGCTTAATATCCAAAGACGTGGGTACCtatgaaaaaatataaaaatatttagcACATACCAAAAAATAGAAACTCCAAATTGTGGAATTTCAGACCAAAGATGACTAGAACACAAATTAAAGGTTTCTAATATGTCAATTACCAAGGGCGGATCTATATAATATCCACGGGctaccactgaaatacgcgatACAGTAGAAAATTTTAGGGTTTTTAACTAGTGATACTATTGGATAGtggatagtgtaatttttttttaacttttaactAGTGAAACCAATGACTACGAACCTAGATCCGCCACTGTGAATTACTCACGAATTATTATAAACACACAAAGTATACATTTATACATTGATGAGGCTCTGTTCTGTATAATGATGTGAACAAAAAAGATTAACCCGCCAAGTCTGCAAACACATGGTTGACACATAGCATAAAAGTAGTATAGACCGTAATGAATCAGTCAATTTTAAACGGAATTAGCCTTACCAAAATTGAAACCCACAAGAAGCGGAAACTTTTTTTAAAAGAGAAGGCATAAAAACATCGGAACATTCCTTTTTAACAGGTTTTGGCAAATCAACATTGAAACCCACAAGGGATATCTTTTACAAAGCTACGGAATTACGCCTTTTCGAAATCGTCATTTTAGAGAAGGGTGGGTCAAACCGACATCGAAACCCACAAGGGACCTTTTTTTACAAACAGCGTCATAAAGTCATATTGAAACCGTCAATGTTAAAACAGTTTTTGGCAAAAGACATCGAACCCAAACGGGACGTTTTACACAATCTAGTGATCTACGCTATAAAGCCATACAGAAAATGTTAGTAATATTTAACGGAGGCAAACCGACATCGAACCACACGAGAGACGAACTGTTACAAGCTATAAGCCATATCAACTTTAAACAGGTTTAAAAAAAAGCCCAAGGGACGTTATATACAGCCTAATACATAAAGCCGTACTGAAACTATAAATTGTGCAACAAATTTTGCAAACAACATTGAAACCTTGCAAACTAACATCGAAACCAACAAGCGACGTTTTATACAGCCTATAACATAATGCCATATCAAAACAGTCATTTTTTAACGAACAAACCGACATCAAAACCTGTACGGCGCGTTTTTACAACCCATGGCATAAAGCCATATCAAACAGTCAACTTTAAACAAGTTAGGAAACAAGAAGGGACGTATCTTAAATTCAGAGGCATAAAGCCATATCAAAACTAACTGTCAACTTTGAACAGATTTTGATATACCAACATGGAAACCGACAAGGAACGTATCTTGCAAGCCAAGGCATAAAGCCATATCGAAACCGTCAACTTCAGAAAAGTTTTAGTAAACCGTTATTGAAACCGACAAGGGACTTCTCAACTTTACAAAGATTTTGGTAAACTGTCACTAAAACCGATACGGGACAGTCATATCAGAAACGTTAACTTTAAAAAGATTTTATTGATTTGTTATTGAAACCGACAAGGACTTTTTCACAAGCCAGTCATAACTCAAAAGACCATATGAAAACCGTCAACTTTAAAAAGATTTTGGTAAACCGTCATTAAAATGGACTTCTTTACAAGCCAAACATAGAGCCTTATCAAAACCGTCAACTTCAAAAAGAGTTTGGTAAACCGTCATTGAAACCAACAATGGACTTTTTTACAAGCCACGCATAAAGCCATTTCGAAACATTCAATTTTCAAATGATTTTGATATAATGTTAATAAAACTGACAAGGGACTTTTTTACAAGCAGTGCCTAAAGCCATATCAAAACCGTCAGCTTTATTTTTAATGTTTTGCTAAACCCTCATTTTAATCGATTAGGGACTTTCATTCAAGCCAGGCATAAAGCCATATCGAAACCATCATTGAAACCGACAAGGGACTTTTTACAAGGCAATCATAAAGCCATATCAAAACCGTCACTGAAACCGACAAGGGACTTTTACAAGCCACACATAAGCCATATGAAAACCGTCGTCGAAACAGACATGTGACTTATTTACAAACCATGCATAAAGCCATATCGAAACCGTCAACTTTAAAAACCGACAAAGGACTTATTTACAAGCAAGGCATAAAGCCATACCATACCCGTCAacttagtaataatattttagTGAACCGTCATTGAAACCGACAAGAGACTTTTTTAAAAGCCATGCATAAAGTCATATCGAAATCGTCAACTTTGGAAAGATTTGGGTGAATAGTCACTGAAACCAACAAAGGACCTTTTTTACAAGCTTAGGCATAAAGCCATATCGATACCGTCAtctttaattatttttataattcggTCATATAGAACGACAAGGTTCCTTTTTACAAGCCAAACATAAAGCAACATCGAAACTGCAACTTAAGACAGATTTTGGTAAACCATCATTGAAACCGATTAGGGACTTTTTGACAAGCCACACATAAAGCCATATCGAAACTTTCAACTTTAAAAGGATTTTGGTAAATCATCATTAAAACCGACTCGGGAGTTTTTATAAGCAGACATAAAGCCATATCGAAATTGTCAACTTTAAAATGATTCAACCATCATCGAAACCGACAAAGGGCTTTTTTACAAGGCAAGGCATAAAACCAGATTGAAACCTAAAGCTTTCAACAAACCGACATCTAAACCCTCAAAGGGTAGTGTATTGCTAACACCAGCATAAGCCGTATCAAAGTCGTCAATATTTACCACATTTAGGCAAACCAGCATCAGAACCGAAACCACAAGGTACTTTTTacaagccaagaaaatatcaaaacCGGCAATTATGAACAAATTTAGGCAAAAGCTATATCGAAACAGTCAATCTTATACAATATAGTTAGCAAACCAACATTGAACCTACTAAGGGACTTTTTTTCGAAACTGTCAATCTAAAAATTTAGGCAACAAAGCATCCAAACCAACAAAGAACTTCTTTTTAGCAAGCCCCTATGACTACACCCCATCATGAACCGATATTAAAGATTTCTAATAGTATCTATTACATACTAGTTGTAATACAACACATCCTACGTATCTATAGGCACATAAAGTTTGGTACTGACCTTTAACTCCTGGCGTGGATCCTACACACAGTTCACCCACAAAAGCGTCTTGTAAGTATTGCAGGAAGAAAAACCAAAGAAGAATAAAGCTAAATGATATTATATGGAGTCTGTATAGCttgaatgtatatataataatcaaGCAAAACAACTTATGGGAGAGCAAAAACATAAACTAGTCCACAATCTGAGAGCAGAAACATTAACTTGGGTCACACCAAATAGCATCAGTTCAGGgcaaatcttaaattgatattga comes from Rutidosis leptorrhynchoides isolate AG116_Rl617_1_P2 chromosome 4, CSIRO_AGI_Rlap_v1, whole genome shotgun sequence and encodes:
- the LOC139904081 gene encoding uncharacterized protein isoform X1, encoding MTSTNGQIVSITPETKEILHQSILHYLHRNGFSKTFKRFQSESHIKDDTWKASTANLEDIYCKYVNARSCQDEDNVVVETETKEKKKKKKKNKLELASGDENKETNSDLSKKPVSDTTNELEVKESEKKPKDKKRKSKEQDVCTKENGNVNPDVANEEKKSSKKRKRLVSDESERQSAKIETNQTVDESDALVTSDKDLNEKSEMDGKKTGSQKSGKKQRIESAEPKTVNAFQRVKIDQVEFAHEKLQDNSYWAKDGADIGYGAKAQEVLGQVRGRDFRHEKTKKKRGSYRGGQIDLQSHSIKFDYSDQE
- the LOC139904081 gene encoding uncharacterized protein isoform X2, which translates into the protein MTSTNGQIVSITPETKEILHQSILHYLHRNGFSKTFKRFQSESHIKDDTWKASTANLEDIYCKYVNARCQDEDNVVVETETKEKKKKKKKNKLELASGDENKETNSDLSKKPVSDTTNELEVKESEKKPKDKKRKSKEQDVCTKENGNVNPDVANEEKKSSKKRKRLVSDESERQSAKIETNQTVDESDALVTSDKDLNEKSEMDGKKTGSQKSGKKQRIESAEPKTVNAFQRVKIDQVEFAHEKLQDNSYWAKDGADIGYGAKAQEVLGQVRGRDFRHEKTKKKRGSYRGGQIDLQSHSIKFDYSDQE